A part of Numenius arquata chromosome 16, bNumArq3.hap1.1, whole genome shotgun sequence genomic DNA contains:
- the CRYBB3 gene encoding beta-crystallin B3: MTEQQSPPEQMATGEGAGERVGNYKITIYELENFQGKKCELTEELPSITEKELEKVGSIQVEFGPWLGFERQAFAGEQFVLEKGDYPRWDSWSNSHNSDSLMSLRPLQIDSPDHKIHLFENAGYTGRKMEIVDDDVPSLWAHGFQDRVASVRALNGTWVGYEYPGYRGRQHVFEKGEYRHWNEWDANQPLIQSVRRVRDQQWHQRGCFENS; the protein is encoded by the exons ATGACCGAGCAGCAAAGTCCCCCCGAGCAGATGGCGACCGGGGAGGGCGCTGGCGAGCGAGTTGGCAATTACAAG ATCACGATCTACGAGCTGGAGAACTTCCAGGGGAAAAAGTGCGAGCTGACTGAGGAGCTCCCCAGCATCACCGAGAAAGAGCTGGAGAAGGTGGGCTCCATCCAGGTGGAGTTTGGCCC GTGGCTGGGCTTCGAGCGACAAGCCTTCGCCGGGGAGCAATTCGTCCTGGAGAAGGGGGACTACCCGCGCTGGGACTCCTGGTCCAACAGCCAcaacagtgacagcctgatgtcCCTCCGTCCCTTACAGATC GACAGCCCCGACCACAAGATCCACCTCTTTGAGAACGCGGGCTACACTGGGAGGAAGATGGAGATCGTGGACGATGACGTCCCCAGCCTCTGGGCCCACGGCTTCCAGGACCGCGTGGCCAGTGTCAGGGCCTTGAACGGAAC GTGGGTGGGCTACGAGTACCCCGGGTACCGGGGTCGCCAGCACGTCTTCGAGAAGGGCGAGTACCGCCACTGGAACGAGTGGGACGCCAACCAGCCCCTCATCCAGTCCGTGCGCCGTGTGCGGGACCAGCAGTGGCACCAGCGGGGATGCTTCGAGAACAGCTGA
- the CRYBB2 gene encoding beta-crystallin B2, with protein MASEHQMPASKQASSKIAIFEQENFQGRCHELSGACPNLKEAGVDKVGSILVHSGPWVGYEQASCKGEQFVFEKGEYPRWDSWTNSRRSDSITSLRPIKVDSQEHKIVLYENPSFTGKKIEIIDDDVPSFHAHGYQEKVSSVRVQSGTWVGYQYPGYRGYQYLFEKGDYKDSSDFGAQHPQIQSVRRIRDMQWHQRGAYHPTN; from the exons ATGGCTTCCGAGCACCAAATGCCAGCCTCCAAGCAAGCCAGCTCCAAG ATTGCCATCTTCGAGCAGGAGAACTTCCAGGGCCGCTGCCATGAGCTCAGCGGTGCCTGCCCCAACCTGAAGGAAGCCGGCGTGGACAAAGTGGGCTCCATCCTCGTGCACTCTGGACC CTGGGTGGGCTACGAGCAGGCAAGCTGCAAAGGGGAGCAGTTTGTGTTTGAGAAGGGGGAGTACCCCCGCTGGGACTCCTGGACCAACAGCCGGAGAAGCGACAGCATCACTTCCCTGAGACCCATCAAAGTG GACAGCCAGGAGCACAAGATCGTGCTGTACGAAAACCCCAGCTTCACCGGCAAGAAGATCGAAATCATCGACGACGACGTGCCCAGCTTCCACGCACATGGCTACCAAGAGAAGGTCTCATCCGTGCGGGTGCAGAGCGGCAC GTGGGTGGGCTACCAGTACCCTGGCTACAGGGGCTACCAGTACCTGTTTGAAAAGGGGGACTACAAGGACAGCTCAGATTTCGgcgcccagcacccccagatccagTCGGTCAGGCGCATCCGGGACATGCAGTGGCACCAGCGCGGCGCCTACCACCCCACCAACTAG